Proteins encoded in a region of the Uloborus diversus isolate 005 chromosome 1, Udiv.v.3.1, whole genome shotgun sequence genome:
- the LOC129227529 gene encoding uncharacterized protein LOC129227529, with the protein MGDKGMSAVNSDNKQISSTLSIEAESFTPGKMCNSDESKNNARLSGELPSIYTGTTSLQVEERVSRGENKEVLLCTVLIKALDSSGRFQLCRALLDPGSQANFITEDCVNRLGLGRKKANIAVSCLGATAARTNGLVDLEFSPHFDSKPKLKSSAFVMNKIVGNLPHTSIDVRIQEAFKDLVLADPSFHKSARIDILLGIDIFLQVLKGEISNGGDGYPSAVRSSFGWIISGSVNLFRDNVPLVLNNIDIDTNELISKFWELDSVPSVSFLSSAEKACEEHFKNTHSRAEDGKYIVKLPFHTSPTELGESRQHALRRLNAVERSLSSNPAKYKQYQDFMKEYLELKHMEPVPETDYAKSEAYYIPHFPVLRESSTTTKLRVVFDASSKSSSGYSLNDLLMVGPRLQLELYPILLRFRTFPVAVCADVEKMFRQIRVHPEDVDWQRILWRSNLEEPVKEYRLLTVTYGTASAPFLSTRTIHQLALDEKDSYPLASNATLNHFYVDDLLSGASSEEEASELVKQLKTMMAKGGFNLRKWKSNNTNVIKEFLDEEEAANLETEVKVLGIQWCPKADYFSFSIESVKQKLEYSKREILSEISRVFDPLGLLSPCVVFMKVLLQELWKYKLSWDQIIPEELNRNWISFCEELHLLEQMKIPRLVLTSSHADIELHAFCDASEKAYCAAIYVRCLLPNSDFRVSLLTAKTRVAPLKTQSLPRLELCSALLLADLLAAVLKNIKFQFRIL; encoded by the coding sequence ATGGGTGATAAAGGTATGAGTGCAGTGAATTCGGACAATAAACAAATCTCTAGTACCCTCTCTATTGAAGCTGAATCTTTTACTCCAGGAAAAATGTGCAattctgatgaaagtaaaaataacgcTAGGCTTTCCGGTGAACTTCCTAGCATCTACACAGGTACTACTTCTCTTCAAGTGGAAGAAAGAGTATCTAGAGGTGAAAATAAAGAAGTATTGCTATGTACAGTTCTTATCAAGGCTTTAGATTCTTCTGGGAGGTTTCAGTTATGTCGTGCCTTATTAGACCCTGGTAGTCAAGCTAATTTTATTACTGAAGATTGTGTTAATCGACTTGGATTAGGTAGAAAAAAGGCAAACATAGCGGTGTCATGCCTTGGCGCTACTGCCGCTCGTACTAATGGTCTTGTAGACTTGGAGTTTTCTCCGCATTTCGATTctaagccaaagcttaaaagtTCAGCATttgtaatgaataaaattgtgggaaatcTACCGCACACATCAATTGATGTTAGAAttcaagaagccttcaaggatcTAGTACTCGCAGACCCCTCTTTTCATAAGTCAGCTCGAATTGACATTTTGCTTGGTATAGATATTTTCCTTCAAGTGTTAAAAGGTGAAATTAGCAACGGAGGTGATGGTTATCCCTCAGCAGTTCGTTCTTCTTTTGGCTGGATCATTTCAGGATCTGTCAATTTATTTAGGGATAATGTTCCACTTGTGTTAAATAATATAGATATTGATACTAATGAACTTATTTCTAAGTTTTGGGAGTTGGACTCGGTGCCATCTGTTAGTTTTCTATCAAGTGCTGAGAAGGCTTGTGaggaacatttcaaaaatactcattctagggctgaagatggaaaatACATAGTAAAATTGCCTTTCCACACCTCTCCAACAGAATTAGGTGAATCTAGACAGCATGCTTTACGCAGGTTGAATGCAGTTGAACGTTCCTTAAGCTCAAACCCGGCAAAATATAAACAGTACCAGGATTTTATGAAGGAATATCTTGAACTGAAACACATGGAACCAGTTCCCGAAACTGATTATGCAAAGAGTGAAGCATATTACATTCCTCATTTTCCAGTTTTGAGAGAGTCTAGTACAACAACGAAATTGAGGGTGGTGTTTGATGCATCGTCCAAATCATCATCAGGATACTCCCTAAATGATCTATTGATGGTGGGCCCACGCTTGCAGTTGGAATTGTATCCCATTCTACTTCGATTCAGAACATTTCCAGTTGCAGTCTGTGCCGATGTGGAGAAAATGTTTCGACAAATAAGGGTACATCCTGAAGACGTAGATTGGCAGAGAATTTTGTGGAGAAGTAATTTAGAAGAACCGGTAAAAGAATACAGATTGCTCACGGTAACGTATGGAACTGCAAGTGCGCCATTTCTCTCCACGAGAACAATACATCAGCTTGCCTTAGACGAGAAGGATAGCTATCCCCTTGCTTCAAACGCTACATTGAATCATTTTTACGTTGATGACCTTTTAAGTGGTGCGTCATCGGAAGAAGAAGCATCTGAGCTTGTGAAGCAGTTAAAGACTATGATGGCAAAGGGAGGATTTAATCTTCGTAAGTGGAAATCTAATAACACCAACGTGATTAAAGAATTCCTAGATGAAGAAGAGGCTGCAAACTTAGAAACTGAAGTTAAGGTTCTTGGTATCCAGTGGTGTCCAAAAGctgattattttagttttagcatTGAGTCTGTGAAACAAAAGCTAGAATACTCCAAGAGGGAAATACTGTCTGAGATTTCCCGTGTATTTGATCCTTTGGGATTGCTTTCCCCTTGTGTAGTGTTTATGAAAGTGTTACTTCAAGAATTGTGGAAGTATAAGCTTTCTTGGGATCAAATCATTCCCGAAGAATTAAATAGGAATTGGATATCATTTTGTGAAGAACTGCATCTCCTTGAACAAATGAAAATTCCAAGATTAGTTCTAACTTCTTCGCATGCAGATATAGAGTTGCACGCATTTTGTGATGCTTCAGAAAAAGCGTACTGTGCAGCAATTTATGTGAGATGTTTATTACCGAACTCGGATTTTCGTGTGTCTTTGCTTACTGCGAAAACAAGAGTTGCACCCTTGAAAACTCAGTCTCTGCCTCGTTTGGAACTGTGCTCAGCATTGTTGCTAGCTGATTTGTTAGctgctgttttgaaaaatatcaagttCCAGTTCAGAATACTGTAG